The Rubidibacter lacunae KORDI 51-2 genome contains a region encoding:
- a CDS encoding 2Fe-2S iron-sulfur cluster-binding protein — translation MPTVTAQGKVVACDRGANLRQVLLENNIDIYNGPAQQINCHGFGTCGTCAAWVEGDVSESAWREQARLGMPPHNRERGLRLTCQTKVLGDVRVTKYEGFWGESDRVAWTPGGKAAAAR, via the coding sequence ATGCCTACGGTAACAGCTCAAGGGAAGGTCGTAGCTTGCGATCGCGGGGCAAACCTGCGTCAGGTTTTGCTCGAGAATAACATCGACATCTATAACGGACCGGCGCAGCAAATTAACTGTCACGGTTTCGGCACCTGCGGCACCTGTGCGGCATGGGTCGAAGGCGACGTTTCGGAATCTGCATGGCGCGAACAAGCGCGTTTGGGAATGCCGCCACACAATCGCGAGCGCGGCTTGCGCCTTACCTGTCAAACCAAGGTTCTCGGCGACGTGCGCGTCACTAAGTACGAAGGCTTCTGGGGCGAGAGCGATCGCGTCGCTTGGACGCCAGGCGGCAAGGCTGCCGCCGCGCGCTAG